In Terriglobus aquaticus, the genomic window TGGTAGAAGCCCACGATCTCGAGGCCCTGCTTCCGGCCCTCGCGCTGCGCTTTGATCAGTTCCTGCGGCGCGATGTGGTAGCGGTTGTGCGCGGAATCGGTGCGCGTGTTGCCGGCACGCATCACGTCTACCACCTCGTTCACCTCGGCACCCACATGGCCCAGCAGAATGCCGCAGCACTCGTGCGGATACGTCTCCTCGCCGTGGGCGCGGAGAGCGTCATAGTGCGCTTGGGAAAGCTTCAACATTACTCGCTCCAGAACCGCTCGCTCAGGTACTTATCCGCACCGTCGCACAGAACGGTCACGATCACTGCCTCGCGTCCCGCCGCGTACTCTTCCTCCGCAATCTGCAGGGCGGTCGCCACATTTGCGCCGGCGGACACGCCGACCAGCACGCCCTCTTCGCGGGCCAGCCGCTTGCACATGGCGTAAGCCGGCTCCGTCTCCGCCCAGATATTGCGCTCGGCAAGCTCTGGGTCATAGATCGGCGGAACGATGGCGGTGGGCATGTGTTTCAGGCCTTCCAGGCCGTTGAACGGAGAATCCGGCTGCATGCTGATGCAGTGAATATGCGGGTTCAGTTCCCGCAGGCGGCGGGTGGTCCCCATGAACGTGCCGCTGGTTCCCATCGCCGCGATGAAGTGCGTGATGCGGCCGTCGGTCTGCTGCCAGATCTCGTTGGCCGTGGTGCGGTAATGCGCCTTCCAGTTGTTCTCGTTGCCGTACTGATCGGCGTAGAAGTACTTTTCCGGCGAGGCTCCGTACAGTTCGCGCACCTTGCGGATCGCGCCGTCCGAACCATCGCCCGCGGGCGTGAAGATGACCTCGGCGCCGTAGGCCTGCAGAATCTTCTTGCGTTCCGGGCTGGCGCTGGCGGGCACGCAGAGGGTCACCGGAAATTGCAGCGCGGCGCCAAGCATGGCGTAAGCGATGCCGGTATTGCCGCTGGTCGCGTCCAGTAGGGCGCGTTCCGGCTGCGCATCGCCCAGTTCGCCGGCCTCCAGGGCCGCCAGCACGATGCCCGAAGCAGGGCGATCCTTCACGCTGCCACCCGGGTTGGCGAACTCGCCTTTGCCCAGCAGCGTAATGCCCGGCAAGTGCTGCACGATGCGGTCCAGACGCACCATGGGCGTGTTGCCGATGCGGTCCAACACGCTGGAACCCAGCGCCGCGCCGATCCTGGGTTGGGTGCTTGTCGTCTCGTTCTGTGTGGCGGCGGTTCCCATCGTCTTGACTCGCTTGTTCTGTACTCGGATGTCGCTCGGGTTCGGTCTGTGCGAAAGTTAGTCTAGCGGAGTGCCGGAGCGCCCAGCGTCCCCAGAGCACCCGATTGAGGATCACGCATGTTCTTTCGCAAGAAGCCGGCGACCCGCACCTTTGACGACGTCCTGTCCACGCTTGGCTCCCAGGGATTTGATGTCTCGTCCGCCTCACAGGCTTCGGTCAGCGGCGCCAAACGCGTTTCCAAGTACGGTTGCGCGGCAGAAATCGCGCCATCGCGCGTCGATCCCAAGGCCGAGAAGGGCACCACACCGCAGCCGGCAGAGATCGTCACCCGTGGCGGGTACGTGATCAACGGGCAGATCGCGCGCATCGAAGACCGCGGCTACCAGAAGTTCCTGAAGGCCGGCAAGCTGGAGATCGCAGCGACCGCAGACGCCCTGCGGGCCATCCACAAGTTCTCAGAGGAGCTGAAGGAAGCCGCCGGCAGCATGTCACTCTACAACGAGAGTCTGGGTACCACCAGCGACACCTACGTCTATGACCGGGTGAAAGGCCGCGAGCACCACGACGAAGCGCATGGCAAACGCCTGGCCGACCCGCTGCAGCGGTCGACCGCTGTCGCGACCGCGCCCGAGGACGACGCGAACGATTTGTAACGGCGATCGCGCGGACCGGCTAGCGGCCCTTGGTCCGTTGCCACTCGCGGTAGGCTTCGCTCTTGCCCAGGCCGCGTTCCCGCGCTACACGTTTCAGGGCAGCCATCTCGTCCAGGCCTTCCTCCCGCATCACGCGGCGCACGGCTGCAGCCAGGCTTTCGCTTCCGGCGTTCTCTTCCGCAGAGAGGGTTCCCGCCAGCAGCAGGACCATTTCGCCGCGAACGCGATCTTTCGCTTCCAGCGCGCGGAGAACGTCGGCCGCGGTGCCTCGCAGAAACTCCTCGTGCAGCTTGGTCAGTTCGCGTGCCAGTGCGACCGGGTGCGCCGCGCCAAACACGGCGACCACATCGGTCAGAGCCTCCACGATGCGGTGCGGCGTCTCGTAGAAGATCTGCGTTCCCGCGACACCTTCCAGGCTCTGCAGCTCGCGATGCAGTGCTTCCAGCGCCGACCGGCGCTCGCCGGACTTCGACGGCAGAAACCCGCGAAAGCTGAAGCGTTCCGCGGGTAATCCGCTGGCCACCAGCGCGGTCACAGCCGCGTTTGCGCCGGGCAGGGCATACACTGGCACGCCTGCCGCAACGGCCAAAGACACCGCCGTCTCGCCCGGGTCCGCAATGGCCGGCATTCCGGCGTCGCTGACCAGGGCGATGCGTTCGCCTGCCAGCACCCGCCGCACCAGCTCGTCCGCGCGGTCGCGCTCGTTGTGCAGATGATGACTGACTGTCGGCGTCTCGATGCCGAAGTGGTTCAGCAGCTTCTGCGTTTCGCGGGTGTCCTCGCAGGCGATCACGTCGCAGCGCTCCAGCACATCCAGCGCACGTAGCGTAATGTCGCGCAGGTTGCCGATGGGCGTCGGCACCAGGTAAAGGCCCGGCGCAAGTGGTTCGGTGGGAGCGATGCCCGGTCGCGAAAGGCTGTCCTCAGCCATTGCGCTCGTTGTCGTCTTCGCGCTCGGTCTGCGTGCGGTACCGCCGAACGCGACCCAGCGACATCATGGCCGGCGACAGGCTCTGCGGCGTGACCATGCCGACCACCTGCCCGTCGCGCATCACTGGGACCACATTTCCGCGCGCCGACCCGCCCGCCAGCCGCTGCACGGTCGCAATCAGTCCGTCGCCGGGTGCTGCAATCACCAGGTCGCGCGACATGGAGCCCTGCACATACCCGTTGCCCTCCGCGCGAAGCTGTCCCAGCAACGCCTCACGGGTGATGGAGCCCACCACCACCGGCCCACGCACCACCGGGAAAGATTCCTGCAGCGAATGCGCCGAGCGTTCCAGCGCGTCCTGCACCGTGTCCGACGCGGACAGCGATGTCCACTCCGACAGCATCACGTCGCCCACCGTGATCGTGGAAATCGCCGTGTTTGTAACGGACCGCTGGGCTTCCAGTTGCGATAGCAGCAGCACGGTTCCGCCCAGCAGCATCAGCACGATCTCCTGGGTAACGCCCCCAAAGACCATCAGGCCGAGGCCGATCGCTTGCGATAGCCCGGCGGCGCCACGAACACCGCGCGCCTTGCCACGCATGCGGATGAACTGCGTCCGCAACAGGGCGCCGGCGTCCAGCGGGGTGGCCGGCAGCAGGTGCAGCGCCCCAAGCATGATCTGGAGCCAGATGGCGGCGCGGAGCAGGTGCTGCGGCTCGGCCAGGTGCCGCTGAAAGAAGTTGACGCCCGAAGTAATGGAGAACGCCAGCATTGCCATGACGATGGCCGCTGCAAAGTTTGCCAGCGGGCCCACCAGGGCCAGCCATCGCGGCGCGTTTTCGTCGGCGTCGGACGCACCGTCGCTGCTCAGCGCGCCCACCGGCGTGATCACCAGCCGATCGACCGGGATGCCCGCCGCGAGCCGGCCCAGCGAACGCGCGCTTTCGCGGACCAGAACGGCCAGCATCAGCAGCAGAAACAGCAAGACACCGCGACCGGCGGAAACGTCCTGCACCGTGGCCAGCATGGCCAGCAGAGGCAGGAGCACAACGGTGTAGAGATGCAGGCGCAGGTCTACACCAAACCAATGACCGAACGGAATCGACCCTGGGCGCACCGTCTGATTGTAAGCAACCGCGGCCAGTTGCGGCGCGCGGTATGCTCCGCGTATGCACGCTGCGCAATGCCAACCTCAGACATCCCGTCCGGGGGCGGCGTGCGCGTAATCGCCGGAACCTTCCGTTCCCGCCTGCTCACGGCGCCGCGCGGCGACAACACGCGCCCCACCAGCGACCGACTCCGTGAGACGCTGTTCAATGTTCTCGCGCCGAGGCTTCAGGACTCGGTGTTTGTCGATCTGTACGCCGGCTCGGGCGCGGTGGGCATTGAGGCGGCATCGCGCGGCGCCGCGGCCGTGTACTTTGCCGAAACCGAACGCGCGGCGCTCTCTGCCCTCCGGTCCAACCTCGCCACCCTCGGCATTCGGGCGGAGGTAGAGAGCGCGGGAACGGCAACGCTGCTGAAACGCCTGCTGGCGGCGGGCAGACAGGCCGGCATCGTGTTTCTGGACCCGCCGTATGAGGCCGCGGACGAGTATCAGCGCACGCTCGGCTTCCTCGGCGGGCCGGGCTCGTCGTTGCTGCAGCCCGGCGGCATCGTCGTCGCGGAGCATCGCCGGCAGTCGCCGTTGCCGCCCACCATCGGCACGCTGGAGAGCTATCGCACGCTGAAGCAGGGCGATGCCGCGCTCACGTTCTTCCGTCAGACTGAGGCGGAACAGTCGCCAGAGAGCCGGTAGCCGCCACCGGTCGCCGTCCGGCGGCGCAGGTCCACTTCGAACGCGATTTCCACGTCGTCCATCATGTTCCATCCGAGACCTCGAACGGCCGCCTCATCTGCGCCGGTGACGGTCACGCCTTCCCAGCTCAGCCGGGGCGTTGCCCACACCTCGCCGTCCGCTTCTCGTACTGCAAGGGCGTGGTGCGTCACCAAGACGGTGCGCTCCGCGAGTGCGATCACCGCCACGGCAGGCCGGGGCGGCAGCAGGACCGTGCGCTCGGGTGCGTCGGGGTCGATTGCGTACGCATATCCGCCGGCGCACGCCAGCAGGCCGCCTCCAGCCAGCGGCCACAGGCCATGCGCCACGCCCGTGCCGGCAAAGCCCAGCGCGCACTGTGCGAGCCATGTACCCCCCGTGGACCGCACCTGCAGCCACAGGGCTCCGCGCGCCAGAGCGTCCTCCTCGCCCGCAACGGCGAAAGGAAAGGTGAACTGACGCGCAGGCGCGATCAGGGGCGGTCGGTCCAGCACCGTCGCGATCCAGCCGTCGCCCGTCAACTCACGGGCCCCGTTTTGTTGGGCGAGGTTCACAACGTGTGCTCCCATCCGCCCGAATCCAGGGGCTCGGTCCTGCCGTCGCGTTCCAGCAGTACCCGCTTCGACCGCGTCAACCGCCCGATGCGCCGCACCGGAACACCGGCCACCGTCCGCGGCATTCTCACCGTGGGCCGGGCCGCAAACAGCAGTTCGTAATCCTCTCCGCCGTGCAGGACCAGAGCGAGGCCGCCATCCTCCTCCGTCGCCGCCAAAGCATGAATCGGCAGCGCAGCCGCCTCTACCATTGCCCCCACGCCAGACGCGGCGCACAGGTGATGGAGGTCGGTGGACAGGCCGTCGCTTACGTCGATGGCGGCGCTGGCCAGACCTCGCCTGCGAAGCGCCTGCCCAACCAGAAGCCGGGGCCGGGGGAAGAGGTGCGGATGATCGTTCTCCGGCAGGGCAGAGCGGAAACGCCGCGGGGTTCGCAGCAGCTGGGCAAGTTCCGCGGCCGAACCGCCCAGGGAGCCAGTCACGTAAAGCGCGTCCCCCGCGCGTGCGCCGCTGCGCCGCAGAGATCTGCCGCGTGGTGCGGCGCCGGTCAGGACGATGTCGGCGAGGATGTGCTGGCCCGGTGCAGCCGAGGTATCGCCACCCGCCAGCGAGGTCCCGCTGTTGCGTGCCAGCGACAGCAAACCATCAAGGAAGCCGTCGACCCACGCGCGGCCGCGAGCGGTCCGTTGCAGTCCTGCAGGCAGAGCGAGAGATAGGAAGGCCGCCAGCGGCGTCGCCCCCATGGCCGCCAGATCGCTGAGGCCGCGAGCCAGGCAACGGTGACCCACGGACCTGGCCGGGTGCGCCGCCCGGTCGAAGTGCCGGCCTTCGAGGCTGAAATCCGTGGTGACCAGCAGTTCGTGGCCGGCGGGTGACTGCAGGATTGCGCAATCGTCGCCTATGCCAAGCGTCACCGCGCTGGCGCGCCGGGAGTCACGGCTGGCTGAATCTGAAACCCGCCCGGATCGAAGCTGGATTTTCCGGATCAGGTCGAGCTCGCCGCCTGGTTCTCGCGCCATGCAACGAGCATAGAGCCTCCGGATTTTCCATCCTGCTGAACTGTTTTGCGCTTCATCAACTCACGCTGGCCAGAAGTGGCAGAGGTCGCGGGCAACCCAGAGTTGAACCGCCCCGAATCAGGACAGTAAACTAGATTTGTTTGCGGTTGCGGCACTGCCGCCAGATCCACGCTTCCATCCCACGGGGTCCGATCCTTTTGAAAAAGCGCTTCTACGTTGTCTTTGTTGCACGGGAATCGAATGGAGACCTGAACCGGGTTTCGGTTCCCATGGAGTTTGTGTACCTGTTCGTGGGCGCAGCGGTGGTGGGCTTCTTCACCATTGCGGGGCTCGCCGGGTCCTACTCCCGCATGCTGCTCAAGACCGAACGATTCAACCAGGTCCGCACAGAGCGGGACACCTTGCGCAGTGACTACGCCAAGCTGGAGCGTCGCGAACATGAGAAGGAAGTGCAGGCCGCGTCACTGGGTGCGCTGGCCGGCGAAGTTTCGCAGTTGTATGGCTTTACCGCGAGCAAGCTGGCCATTCCCGCAGGCCGGCTCTTCCATGGCAAGCACGCGGCTCCCAGCAGTGGCACCGCCAGTGGCGCGCTGATAGCGCCCACGCCGGACAGCACGTTGTCTACCACCGGGTTC contains:
- the rsmI gene encoding 16S rRNA (cytidine(1402)-2'-O)-methyltransferase, with translation MAEDSLSRPGIAPTEPLAPGLYLVPTPIGNLRDITLRALDVLERCDVIACEDTRETQKLLNHFGIETPTVSHHLHNERDRADELVRRVLAGERIALVSDAGMPAIADPGETAVSLAVAAGVPVYALPGANAAVTALVASGLPAERFSFRGFLPSKSGERRSALEALHRELQSLEGVAGTQIFYETPHRIVEALTDVVAVFGAAHPVALARELTKLHEEFLRGTAADVLRALEAKDRVRGEMVLLLAGTLSAEENAGSESLAAAVRRVMREEGLDEMAALKRVARERGLGKSEAYREWQRTKGR
- a CDS encoding CBS domain-containing protein, with the protein product MRPGSIPFGHWFGVDLRLHLYTVVLLPLLAMLATVQDVSAGRGVLLFLLLMLAVLVRESARSLGRLAAGIPVDRLVITPVGALSSDGASDADENAPRWLALVGPLANFAAAIVMAMLAFSITSGVNFFQRHLAEPQHLLRAAIWLQIMLGALHLLPATPLDAGALLRTQFIRMRGKARGVRGAAGLSQAIGLGLMVFGGVTQEIVLMLLGGTVLLLSQLEAQRSVTNTAISTITVGDVMLSEWTSLSASDTVQDALERSAHSLQESFPVVRGPVVVGSITREALLGQLRAEGNGYVQGSMSRDLVIAAPGDGLIATVQRLAGGSARGNVVPVMRDGQVVGMVTPQSLSPAMMSLGRVRRYRTQTEREDDNERNG
- the rsmD gene encoding 16S rRNA (guanine(966)-N(2))-methyltransferase RsmD is translated as MPTSDIPSGGGVRVIAGTFRSRLLTAPRGDNTRPTSDRLRETLFNVLAPRLQDSVFVDLYAGSGAVGIEAASRGAAAVYFAETERAALSALRSNLATLGIRAEVESAGTATLLKRLLAAGRQAGIVFLDPPYEAADEYQRTLGFLGGPGSSLLQPGGIVVAEHRRQSPLPPTIGTLESYRTLKQGDAALTFFRQTEAEQSPESR
- a CDS encoding M67 family metallopeptidase, translated to MLKLSQAHYDALRAHGEETYPHECCGILLGHVGAEVNEVVDVMRAGNTRTDSAHNRYHIAPQELIKAQREGRKQGLEIVGFYHSHPDHPAQWSTTDFAEAHWFGCSYVITAVAQGKAAVTNSFLLRGTSEEDKQFVDQEVLVLS
- the thiL gene encoding thiamine-phosphate kinase; the protein is MAREPGGELDLIRKIQLRSGRVSDSASRDSRRASAVTLGIGDDCAILQSPAGHELLVTTDFSLEGRHFDRAAHPARSVGHRCLARGLSDLAAMGATPLAAFLSLALPAGLQRTARGRAWVDGFLDGLLSLARNSGTSLAGGDTSAAPGQHILADIVLTGAAPRGRSLRRSGARAGDALYVTGSLGGSAAELAQLLRTPRRFRSALPENDHPHLFPRPRLLVGQALRRRGLASAAIDVSDGLSTDLHHLCAASGVGAMVEAAALPIHALAATEEDGGLALVLHGGEDYELLFAARPTVRMPRTVAGVPVRRIGRLTRSKRVLLERDGRTEPLDSGGWEHTL
- a CDS encoding PLP-dependent cysteine synthase family protein → MGTAATQNETTSTQPRIGAALGSSVLDRIGNTPMVRLDRIVQHLPGITLLGKGEFANPGGSVKDRPASGIVLAALEAGELGDAQPERALLDATSGNTGIAYAMLGAALQFPVTLCVPASASPERKKILQAYGAEVIFTPAGDGSDGAIRKVRELYGASPEKYFYADQYGNENNWKAHYRTTANEIWQQTDGRITHFIAAMGTSGTFMGTTRRLRELNPHIHCISMQPDSPFNGLEGLKHMPTAIVPPIYDPELAERNIWAETEPAYAMCKRLAREEGVLVGVSAGANVATALQIAEEEYAAGREAVIVTVLCDGADKYLSERFWSE